Part of the Candidatus Berkelbacteria bacterium genome is shown below.
ATTATTATCTTTACAGATCAGCCGCCGCTTCCAGTTTATCGACGCTGGCTGGGTCGATCGGTGCGGTGGATCATTAGGCCCGCGCCTTTTCGCTGGTGGTGGGAGCTATTCACTTTGCCTCGTTTACTCCGTGCTTACCCCGTTCAGGTTTATCATGCAACTGGCAATCAGGGCGCGCCGCTCTTTGGATCAACGCCATCGGTGCTGACTGTTCATGATTTAATTCCGCTCCGTCGCGCAACATCAGGCTCGCTGATCGACCGGCTATACGCTCGTTTTGTAACTCGCCCGCTTATCGCGCAAAGCGTACGGCGCGCTGTACGCATCACCACGGTTTCACGTGCGACTCGGGCTGAATTGGTTGCTCAATTTCCGGCCATAACGCTTGAGAAACTTTCGGTCGTCTACAATGGTTTGCCGACTCAAACTTATCCCGCGCTCGGACCAAAAAATAATTTTCATCTGCCCTTGGGTCCATACCTACTCTTTTTTGGCGGCTTCGACCGACGCAAGCAGATTCTAGAGCTCATCGAAGCTTTTGAAAGTATTGCTCGCAATCAGCCCAGTCTTTCACTTATTTTAGCGGGGCAGAAGAATCATTATTTCGAAACTGAAGTCGCATCTCGTTTGGCGCGCTCGTCTTTGGCGAGGAGAATTATTTGTCCGGGCTACGTCGATGACCGCACGCTTAATCGTCTCATTAAAAAGGCGATCGCGATTATTTATCCGTCGGCGGCCGAAGGTTTTGGTTTGCCGGTACTGCGTGCTTACGCCGCTGGCAAGCCGCTTGTTGCAACTGATCTACCATGTTTTCGCGAACTTCTTGGCTCAAAAGCGCCGCTCATATCATTGCCCGTCACGCCCGCCTCACTTGCCGCCGCGCTTGAAACGACTCTCGCGAATCCCGCAGAGAGCGCTCCAGTTAGAGATTCAAGGTTCTCCTGGCGTCGTTCGGCGCGTTTATTTCGTACGCTGTATCAAGAGGTATCAGTTCGAACGCCGCGCGTCGAATCGGCTTTGCGCCACCTTGCCACAACCTCGCAAGTAAAAACCCAACAAGTTTCCTTAATCGCAACTTTTTGGAATGAGGCTCACAGTATCGAAGCGTTTATCGATTCGATTGCCGCCCAAACTCGTCGACCCGATGAAGTTGTTTTAGTTGATGGCGGCTCAACCGATGACACTGTTGAGCGCATTCTAAAACGCAAAAAGCGAGAAAAAAATCTCAAAATTCGTCTTGAGATCGTGCCCGGAAATCGATCAGTTGGTCGGAATCGCGCGATCGCGCTTGCCCGCTATCCAATTATTGCCGCGACCGACGTTGGTTGCACTCTCGCCCCAGAGTGGCTCGAAGAAATCATTCAGCCATTCGAGGAAAATCAGGCGACAGTTTGGGTGAAGGGCTGGTATCAAGTATTGGCGCACACGCCTTGGCAGAAAGTTATTGGTATCTTTCTGGTGCCGCCGCTTGGTCGAGTCAATCCAGTCAACTTTTTACCTTCGACGCGTTCAGAAGCATTTACAAAAACGGCTTGGGCGCTGGCGGGCAAATTCGACCCACGCTTGAATCACAATGAAGACACCCCCTTTGCCCTGGAACTCCAGCGCCTCGGTGGCCATTCTGTCTTCACACCCTTTGCCTACGTTTATTGGGAACCGCCCGCGACGCCAACTGCAATGTATCGGGTTCTGCGACGTTACGCGGTGGGCGATGGCGAGTCCGGCGTCTGGACACTTCAATTTACTATCGCTTCTTTGCTTATCATTTTATCCTTGGGATTGATTACTCTAGGCTTACTGGGCTTGCAGTTCGCTTGGTTTGGGTTGGGATTGCTTTGGCTCATTTATCTTTTCGCGGTCTATCTGGATCACCCCAGGCTCCATTTGGCGGATTGGTGGCGGGTGGCGATTACTCGAATTCTGATTCTCGTCGCCATTATTAGCGGCTATATCAGTGGCTGGAGGAAAAGAATCAGATGAAAGTTCTTTTTCAGTGTCGAAAAAACTTAAACACCTACGCTGGCGGTGATCGCGTGCAAA
Proteins encoded:
- a CDS encoding glycosyltransferase — translated: MKRSTIIAKRLTIGLDGRAFTEPLTGLGQLAAEIILELIRRRDRIIIFTDQPPLPVYRRWLGRSVRWIIRPAPFRWWWELFTLPRLLRAYPVQVYHATGNQGAPLFGSTPSVLTVHDLIPLRRATSGSLIDRLYARFVTRPLIAQSVRRAVRITTVSRATRAELVAQFPAITLEKLSVVYNGLPTQTYPALGPKNNFHLPLGPYLLFFGGFDRRKQILELIEAFESIARNQPSLSLILAGQKNHYFETEVASRLARSSLARRIICPGYVDDRTLNRLIKKAIAIIYPSAAEGFGLPVLRAYAAGKPLVATDLPCFRELLGSKAPLISLPVTPASLAAALETTLANPAESAPVRDSRFSWRRSARLFRTLYQEVSVRTPRVESALRHLATTSQVKTQQVSLIATFWNEAHSIEAFIDSIAAQTRRPDEVVLVDGGSTDDTVERILKRKKREKNLKIRLEIVPGNRSVGRNRAIALARYPIIAATDVGCTLAPEWLEEIIQPFEENQATVWVKGWYQVLAHTPWQKVIGIFLVPPLGRVNPVNFLPSTRSEAFTKTAWALAGKFDPRLNHNEDTPFALELQRLGGHSVFTPFAYVYWEPPATPTAMYRVLRRYAVGDGESGVWTLQFTIASLLIILSLGLITLGLLGLQFAWFGLGLLWLIYLFAVYLDHPRLHLADWWRVAITRILILVAIISGYISGWRKRIR